A single region of the Salvia splendens isolate huo1 chromosome 18, SspV2, whole genome shotgun sequence genome encodes:
- the LOC121775877 gene encoding GDSL esterase/lipase At4g01130-like, whose product MNLEVSRKRIVVFAVIVAMSAARIHGEKCGFEAIFNFGDSNSDTGGFYAAFPAERLPFGMTYFHKPAGRATDGRVVVDFLAQALGIPFLSPYLQSIGSDFRHGANFATLASTVCLPQTSLFVTGVSPFSLAIQLNQMKQFKAKVDQLHSSSGEERLPPPTVFGKSLYTFYIGQNDFTGNLASIGINGVKQYLPQVVSQIASTIKEIYAIGGRDFLVLNLAPIGCYPAFLVELPQNASDIDSFGCLTSYNNAVVDYNTMLEEALKQTRREIGDANVVYTDIHSVMLELFHHPTSHGMKYGTKACCGYGGGAYNFDKRVYCGNEKVINGRTLVATGCGDPYNYVSWDGIHATDAANKIVAHAMVNGYIFRPPFSLHKFFDIQGID is encoded by the exons ATGAATCTTGAAGTTAGTAGGAAAAGGATAGTGGTTTTTGCAGTGATTGTGGCAATGTCAGCTGCAAGAATCCATGGTGAAAAATGTGGTTTTGAGGCCATCTTCAACTTCGGAGATTCAAACTCCGACACCGGAGGATTCTACGCTGCTTTTCCGGCAGAGAGGCTGCCCTTCGGCATGACATACTTCCACAAACCAGCCGGTCGAGCCACAGATGGCAGGGTCGTTGTCGATTTTCTAG CACAAGCTCTGGGGATACCATTCTTGAGCCCCTATCTGCAGTCAATAGGATCAGATTTCAGGCATGGTGCCAATTTTGCAACATTGGCATCGACGGTTTGTTTGCCACAGACTTCACTATTTGTCACAGGAGTTAGCCCCTTTTCTCTTGCTATCCAGCTCAATCAAATGAAGCAATTTAAGGCCAAAGTTGATCAACTTCACTCTTCatcag GAGAAGAAAGGCTTCCACCACCTACTGTTTTTGGAAAATCTCTCTACACATTCTACATTGGCCAAAATGATTTCACTGGGAACTTAGCATCCATTGGCATAAATGGGGTGAAACAGTATCTCCCTCAAGTAGTGTCACAAATTGCTAGCACTATTAAG gAGATTTATGCAATAGGTGGGAGAGATTTCTTGGTGCTGAATCTTGCACCAATAGGTTGCTACCCTGCATTCTTGGTGGAGCTGCCTCAGAATGCCTCGGACATCGACTCATTCGGATGCTTGACCTCTTACAACAATGCTGTGGTAGACTACAACACTATGTTGGAGGAAGCATTGAAGCAGACAAGAAGAGAGATTGGTGATGCAAATGTTGTGTATACAGACATACATTCTGTTATGCTAGAGCTTTTCCACCATCCCACTTCTCATG GGATGAAGTATGGGACCAAGGCATGCTGTGGATATGGTGGTGGTGCATACAATTTTGATAAGAGAGTTTACTGTGGGAATGAGAAGGTGATCAACGGCCGGACCTTGGTTGCGACCGGGTGTGGTGATCCATATAACTATGTGAGCTGGGATGGGATTCATGCCACTGATGCAGCTAACAAGATTGTTGCTCATGCTATGGTCAATGGCTATATTTTTAGGCCACCATTTTCACTCCATAAATTTTTCGATATTCAAGGAATTGATTAA